Part of the Opitutales bacterium genome is shown below.
CGGTGGCGATTCGGTGGTTTCAGGTGAGTGGACAGGCACGCCTCGACAGGATTCATTGGCCGAACAAAGTATGACATTGTCCGTGACTAAATTCGCACGGATTGTTCTAAAACACATAACCGGTCATGCCAGACTCTACTTATTCACCAGACAGTAATCCTTTACCCTCGCGCGGCACCGTCTTCTTGCGTGGTTTGATGTGTTGCTGTCCGCGTTGTGGGGAGCGCGGGTTATTACGCAGTTGGTTCAGGCTCAATATGGCTTGCCCTCATTGTGGTCTCAGCTTCGACAAGGAGGAGGGGTTTACCCTGGGGACCACATCAATCGGCTATGTGCTTTCAATTTTCCTGATTCTTGCGCCGATGATCGCCCTAGCAGTGATGGGGGTGGTGTCAACTTGGGTAGCTGTCGCTGTCGGAGGTGCCCTGTCCTTGGCATTGCCGATTATCGCGTATCCCTGGCTGCTGGGTATGGTCGTTGGCAGCTACTACGCAGTGTTTGGTTATGAGGAGCTTGCGCTCGATCAGGATCACCAGGCTTCTCGATAAATTTCAACGATTGCTGATGCTGTAGTCGTGATAACGCCTTGCTGAGATTGATTGTTGATTGGGCTGACAGGTGTCTCGCATGTTCTAGGTTAAATCGCATGCGTGACAAATGCCTGATGCAGGCGAAATTGCGCCTCTTAGAGCTTAGAATGAGTCAATTCAGCTACCTCAGGCAGCCTATGCACGAGAATCCCAAGGTCCAGAAATAGCGAGAGTAAGCCCTGTGAGCTGTATGTTGACAAACATGATCTGTTCATCAGGCGAAAAGCAGACGCCTGCGAGTTCGGACTTATTGTAATTGTTTGCTGCGAAATCAAAGCACTCACCTTCTGGAGTTACCCCCACGAGCTTGCAGGGTGCTTCAGAGTCTTCTGCGATATAAAGGTCGCCCCAGCTGGTCACCGTGAGGTTGTCTGCATTTTTCAAGATCTCTTTGTCTTCAGATTCGAGAAAAAGCTCCAAGCGAGCCGGCTGCTCTTCTTCGCGTGCAGTACCTTCGAAAGGAGACGGGATGTAGCGGAAGATTTGGCCCATCTTGATTTTTCCTCCATTCGTGCAAGCCCAATACACCTCGCCGTTGCCATACCAGATACCCTCACCGCGCGCAAAAACGGCTGCGCCCATTTTATTGCCCCGGTAACGTAGGTCATTTTTGGGCGACGTCACGTCGTCCATGTCGACCCACTCGACATTGAAGAATTTATTGTGTGGGAATGCCTGGGCGCCGGTTTCTGCCCAATTTCGAGTGTCCCAGCCTTCATGGCCGGTGATCACTAGGGCTTGAAGCCGGCCCCCTGCAGCTGGCTTGCCTGGAATATTGCAAATGAAACGATAAATGAGTCCGTCCCAGGTGTCTTCAGTTTGATAGATCACACCTGATTTGGGTTCTACCGCGATAGCTTCGTGCCTGAAGCGCCCCATGTCTTTCAGTGGGATTGGGTCTGCCAACTTGATGTCTGTTGTTGCGGGGACCTCAAAATTATAGCCATGGTCAAATTTGAAGTGCGTGTCCGCCCGCGTGGTCGCCTCTTCGCAGGTGATCCAAGACCCCCAGGGTGTCGGCCCGCCCGCACAATTATTTTCCGTGCCTGTTAGGCTGAGGAATTCGCGCTCCACCTTACCTGTCATGGGATTATACACAATGGTTGTCGTCCCTCCGATCTGGGGCTGTTTGCCATCGGCGATATCGTAAAACGCAGACGGATCAATTTGATCTAATAACTCGTTTTCTTTCCCGAAGGGACTGACGTCGAGCTGGTTTGCTTTCAGCTCGTGGTTTCGCACTAAAATGACGCGCCCGTCTCTGGCACTGAATGCGGCCATGCCGTCGGGGTCACCAGGTACCAGGAGGCCGTCGCTCATCTCATTTCCAACCCGGGAAATGACTTTGTAAGAGAAACCTTTTGGAAGGTCAAAAATACCATTGGGATCCTTCACCAAGGGCCCGTAGCCGCCGGATGTTGATCGAAGATTACCGTGAACTAGCCGATTTAGGCCGAGAAAGCCTAGAGAGAGATATCCTGATTGTTTTAGAAAAGAGCGTCGGGAAGACATATTGTAGAACGTGCGTGATCCCAGAAGGGTTTCAAGCCGGCCTACCCAGTGTTTAAAAAAATAACCCAATCACCATATTTGGTAAATTTTGAGTTTATTGTAGGAACTTATAATTAAAGAAGTGACGGATGCATAATCTGTGCTGCGTTAAGGTCGATGCCGCGAAGCTTTCTTATTGTGATCGACAGTTTTGGCTGTGGGGCTCTGCCGGATGCCGCCGATTATGGTGATGTCGGCTCAAACACGGGTTTGCATATTTGTGAGGCAGTAGGCGGCGCCCATTGGCCTAATCTAACCCGTTGGGGTTTGGGCAATGCTGTAAGTCTGTTGGAACAGACCTGGCCCGGGGTGTCGGCAACAGAGACACCTCGAGCTGCTTTTGGAGTGATGGCAGAGGCGTCGCCAGGCAAAGATACGACCACAGGTCATTGGGAGATTGCGGGTGTGGTGCTCGATAAGCCCTTGCATGTGTTTCCCCAGTCGGGTCGCGCATTTCCAGAATTCTTACTGGAAGCAGTTCGAACTGAATACGCCTGCGGGATTTTGGGGGATGTCGCTGCCTCCGGGACAGAGATTATCGCGCGGTTGGGCGATGAACATCGAGCGAGTGGAGATCCCATTTTTTATACTTCAGCTGACCCTTTGGTTCAAATCGCGGCGTACGAAGATATTTGGCCGGTAGATCGCCTGTATGAGCTCTGTCGATTTGTGCGGAGATTGGTGGATCCACTGCGCGTGGGTCGTGTGATTGCTCGGCCGTTCGCTGGAGATTCAGGGGCGTATCAGCGGACGCCTCGGCGCAAGGATTTTTCTATTGAAGTGCCGGGTGTAACACTGATGGATAAACTGCGCAGTGAGGGCGTTACTACGATTTCTGTGGGGAAAGTGGGTAATGTCTTCAACGATTCAGGCTTTGATCAGATGTATCCTGATAAAGGGAATCCAGCGTGCCTGGAACGTGTGGAAGCGCTCATCAATGACCCAGATCTCAGCGACGCGTTCATTTTCGTGAACCTCGTCGATACGGATGAGAAGTTCGGCCACCGCCGAGATCCTGAGGGATATCACGATGCGGTCGCTCGAATCGATGATGCCCTGGGGAAGTTTGAAGCCCTATGCCGCCCAGACGATTCTATCATTATAACAGCAGATCATGGTTGTGATCCGACTTTTAAAGGCACGGATCATACAAGAGAATACGTTCCACTACTTGCATTCGGCGGGAGTTTTGACGGTTCCTTGGGCATACAGACGAGCCTGGCTTATGCGGGAAATCTCGCCGCACGGTGCCATAGAGTTCAGTCTGCCGTTTCACTTGACGACTTATGAGGAACAGGTCAGTTGAAATCTCAGCAAGAATAGGTAAAATTTTGTAAATGCTCGGGAAATTCAGAGCCCTTTTGGGCGGCAGCCGGATTGGAAAAGACGGTTACACCGACACGGAGCGTGAGGCGACTGTCAGTCTCTTGGTGCTGATCGCATTCTCGGATCAAACACTTCGCATCAGCGAAAAGGAGCAAATAATGTCTGTCATGGAGAGCTTTGATTGGTCCTCGGAAATTGACCACGAGCAGATCTATTTCGCTGCGGTGACTCGCGTGCGTCAGGCTCTGGTATCGGATCGGTCGATGGATGTCTTTATGGAGGATATGCGGCGTTCTTTTTCTGGCGAACAGAGCCTGAAGCGAGCCATCAAACTCACCCTGAATATTGCGAATTCAGATGGTCAGTTTTCTATTGAGGAGGCCTCCTTTATCGACCACATACGGCGCCTCAATCCTACGCTGTCAGAGGAGATAGAGGAGAAGAAGGGCGCTTGATCTATTATAACTGATTCTCCGACCTCCACCTTTAGGAGGTAACACTCCTTTATGCCCTCAAAAAGTTGCACCATCAGCCAGTATGGCTCATCTGCTGTAAGGTGCTAAATTCTAGGGCGTTCATGCGTGGGGCTAACAGGGGGATTCTTACCGGAACAGCTCACTATGGCTGCCGACGCGGGCGAGCTTTAATTCGTTGCCGTCGACTTTATAAATCAGGAGCCAGTCCGAGTTCACATGGCATTCACGGTAACCGCGCCACGTGCCGGTGAGTTCGTGATCGCGGTCGCGATCTTCCAGCGGCTTTTCTTCAGTCAAAGTTTGGATAATGGCTTTGAGCAGTTCGAGATCTTTGCCTTGGCGCTGTGCCTTGCATAGGTCTCTCTTAAACTGCGAGGCGCGGATCGGTTCGAGCATTTCTGAAGTCGGTTCTAATCGTCGAGATCGACAAACAGTGCGTCCACGCTTTTAAAACGCTGTCCTTTCCCAGCCTCGAGTTCATCGATAGCAGTTTGCGTTTCAGCACCGGGGATGCGCACTTCAAAAGGAAGGCCTTTGCGCAAGCGCACTTGGTTAAAAAACATGCGGATGGCTTCAGTGGTGCTGATGCCCAGATCTTGCAGGATCGCTTCGGTTTGGTTCTTCAAACTCGGCTCAATCCGCGCTTTTACTACGGCGTCTTTGATTTCCATAAAACGAAACGTGTCACTATGGGTCCACATTATCAATTCTGTTTCCTTGGTTTCTTCCGCGGCTTTTCCTGCCGCCATGCTGCTGTTTGGCGGTTAAAAGGAATGAAGCTCTGAGCGGTCCTCTGCTCGTTGGGGCCTGTTTTCTTGTGGGCCTTGTGCAGATCATCGATGACGATGTGGGTGCAAATTTGGGTCGTGGTGATACAGCCATGCCCGAGGAGCTCCTGGACATGCCGGATAGAGGCTTCCCCCCTCAGCAGCTCGGTCGCACAGGCATGATGCAGACAGTGCGTGCTGAGCGTGTCAGGTAAGCCTGCCGCTAGACAGAGATTTTTGAAGCGCTCGCGCAGGCTTGCTGGATGGATCAAAAAGAGAGTCATCCTGGATGCCTTCTCTTTCTTCTGTAGTTTGGGATAAACATCTGTGAGATAGGCTTCGAGGTATCGCCCAGCCACGTTGCCCAAAGGCACTAAGCGATCTTTACGGCCTTTGCCTTGGACGAGACGGATGGTCCGTTCTTTCATGTCCAGATCGTAGACAGTGAGTTTGCACAGCTCCTCGCCAAGTAAGCCAGAGCTGTAGAGGATTTCTAAGGCGGTGCGATCGCGGAAGCCTTCGAGCGTTGAGAGGTCGGCTTGCTGTAGCAGGCGTGTGACCTCGTCTTTATTCAAAATATCTCGAGGTAATGGGCACGGTGTAGGCAGCACGGGCATGTGCCTGGTGATTTCGACCAGGATGCGTTCTTGCTCGGAATGATAAAGCTGCGTCGTCAACATTGTGATAATTAACCACATTTTCTGAAACAGACTGAATAATCATGTCGTAGTAAAAATGTATCGTGCCGTCGCTTTCTTCGTAACGCTCATAGATATTGGGCGTTTTTACCGCACCTAAGAGAAACCCGACGAATTAGGCCGTCGATGCATCCAGCCCAGACGCATACATGTCGGCGATGGTCGCAGCTTGAGAAGCTACATAGTAATCAGCTATGAATCCACTTCCATCTACTGCACTGCGCCTGAGAGCTTCACTCACAACCACATTGCCCAAAACACCAATTGTTCCGGTAAATCGATCGCGTAGACTGTGCAGCAAGCTCTTTAGACCTGGAGCAGACAGATAAGCCTTATTTTCACTATGATTATAATCAGCAAGTTCCCAAAGGTCGTCTAATTCTTCCCAACTACCAACTTCCACGGGTATATTTAATGTCTCAGGACCACGGTTTACCAATTCAGTTGGCCAACTGAACATTCCAAATTTACCTATGTATTGCTGCTAATAAAGGCGTTTGAATCAACAGCCAAGTCCACACTTAGGAGGTGAAAGATTATGGGTCTAGATACACAGAGTGATAGCTGCGCCAATCGAGAAGTTTCGGAGGGAAATTTTTTAGTTTGGTTGCAATCCGGTGCGGTTGACTCACCCAGTAGACTGGAGCGATGGGCAGGGCTTCCATGAGCAGAGTCTCAGCAGCTTGTAGGTTGTATTTGCGTTCATCGCCGGTCGTTTGCAATGATTTGTCGAGTGCTGCATCATACATTTCTGAAGTCCAGCGCGCTCGGTTTGTTGGGGACGTCGATCGGAATACATTAAGGAATGTGTAAGGGTCGACGTAGTCACCATACCAGGCGAGAAAGCCAATGTCGTAATCGGCACTGTTTAATTTGTTTAGAAATACGCGCCATTCAGTTTGTTCAATGGTAACTTCAAGACCAAGGTGTTCTCGCCACATGCCTTGTATGGCTTCAGCGACCTTGTTGGCATTTTCGTTCATGGAAACACTATAGGTGAGGGAGGGCTTGGCGTTCCTTTGTAGCCAAATGTCTAAAGCTGCCTTGGCTGTTTCAGGATCAAAGCGTAGTTTTGCCGATTCGTCCGGTGAGTGGTTTGCAATAGCCGATGGGGTGAAATGGGTCGCTGGCTGACCGAGCCCAACGACGGCATTCACAATGAGTTCCCGGTCGATTGCGAGGCTGAGTATACGCCTCAATTCCGGGTCCGCAGTCGGACCTTCAGTCGTGTTAAATAGCATGTAGGCCGTAGCCAAATGTGGGGACTCGATGTAACTCGGCTCTCCCGTTCCGCGGAGCCGTTGGATCGAAGCCGGTGGAACGGCTGCTGTGTAGTCAATTTGTCCACTGCGAAAGGCGCGCTCCTCGGTTCCTGAGTCTGAAATGGGAAAAAAGGTGATCTTATCGAGTTGAGGTGCGTTGGGGCCGACATAGTTTTTGTTCCGAGCAACGATTAGACGTTCGTTAGGCGTCCATTCTTGGAGAATGAATGGTCCGGTGAATAGCGTAGGCATGCCTTCAGCATTTAGCATTTCATCGCGGTAAGGATAGAATACGGGCTGCTTGAGTAGTTGCAGGAAAAACGGGGTCGGGCTTGCGAGTTGCATGGTTAGGGTATGCTTGTCCAGCGCTTGAATCCCCACTTGATCAAAGTCTGTGATCGTCCGCGCGCGATAGTCTGCTGCTCCAGAGACAAAATCATAATGCGTGGCAAGCGTAGCTCCCAGGTCTGGGTCGAGCACGCGGCGGGCACTGTCCACAAATTGCTGCGCTAAAATAGGCTGCCCATCGGACCACTGGGCATCGGGCCGCAAGAAAAAGGTGTATGTGAGTAGGTCGTCAGATAAATCCCAACTCTTGGCGATGCCGGGTGCAATGCCACCGTCTTCACTGGGATGTTCGACGACAAGGCCCTCGAAAAGCGCCATCA
Proteins encoded:
- a CDS encoding DUF983 domain-containing protein — its product is MPDSTYSPDSNPLPSRGTVFLRGLMCCCPRCGERGLLRSWFRLNMACPHCGLSFDKEEGFTLGTTSIGYVLSIFLILAPMIALAVMGVVSTWVAVAVGGALSLALPIIAYPWLLGMVVGSYYAVFGYEELALDQDHQASR
- a CDS encoding TerB family tellurite resistance protein, which produces MLGKFRALLGGSRIGKDGYTDTEREATVSLLVLIAFSDQTLRISEKEQIMSVMESFDWSSEIDHEQIYFAAVTRVRQALVSDRSMDVFMEDMRRSFSGEQSLKRAIKLTLNIANSDGQFSIEEASFIDHIRRLNPTLSEEIEEKKGA
- a CDS encoding tyrosine-type recombinase/integrase, translating into MWLIITMLTTQLYHSEQERILVEITRHMPVLPTPCPLPRDILNKDEVTRLLQQADLSTLEGFRDRTALEILYSSGLLGEELCKLTVYDLDMKERTIRLVQGKGRKDRLVPLGNVAGRYLEAYLTDVYPKLQKKEKASRMTLFLIHPASLRERFKNLCLAAGLPDTLSTHCLHHACATELLRGEASIRHVQELLGHGCITTTQICTHIVIDDLHKAHKKTGPNEQRTAQSFIPFNRQTAAWRQEKPRKKPRKQN
- a CDS encoding peptide ABC transporter substrate-binding protein → MRWILLSFLALGLMGCGGSDEYTDSNQHLRLGNGAEPATLDFHRASGLTELRILMALFEGLVVEHPSEDGGIAPGIAKSWDLSDDLLTYTFFLRPDAQWSDGQPILAQQFVDSARRVLDPDLGATLATHYDFVSGAADYRARTITDFDQVGIQALDKHTLTMQLASPTPFFLQLLKQPVFYPYRDEMLNAEGMPTLFTGPFILQEWTPNERLIVARNKNYVGPNAPQLDKITFFPISDSGTEERAFRSGQIDYTAAVPPASIQRLRGTGEPSYIESPHLATAYMLFNTTEGPTADPELRRILSLAIDRELIVNAVVGLGQPATHFTPSAIANHSPDESAKLRFDPETAKAALDIWLQRNAKPSLTYSVSMNENANKVAEAIQGMWREHLGLEVTIEQTEWRVFLNKLNSADYDIGFLAWYGDYVDPYTFLNVFRSTSPTNRARWTSEMYDAALDKSLQTTGDERKYNLQAAETLLMEALPIAPVYWVSQPHRIATKLKNFPPKLLDWRSYHSVYLDP
- a CDS encoding type II toxin-antitoxin system YafQ family toxin, with translation MLEPIRASQFKRDLCKAQRQGKDLELLKAIIQTLTEEKPLEDRDRDHELTGTWRGYRECHVNSDWLLIYKVDGNELKLARVGSHSELFR
- a CDS encoding DUF839 domain-containing protein, with the translated sequence MSSRRSFLKQSGYLSLGFLGLNRLVHGNLRSTSGGYGPLVKDPNGIFDLPKGFSYKVISRVGNEMSDGLLVPGDPDGMAAFSARDGRVILVRNHELKANQLDVSPFGKENELLDQIDPSAFYDIADGKQPQIGGTTTIVYNPMTGKVEREFLSLTGTENNCAGGPTPWGSWITCEEATTRADTHFKFDHGYNFEVPATTDIKLADPIPLKDMGRFRHEAIAVEPKSGVIYQTEDTWDGLIYRFICNIPGKPAAGGRLQALVITGHEGWDTRNWAETGAQAFPHNKFFNVEWVDMDDVTSPKNDLRYRGNKMGAAVFARGEGIWYGNGEVYWACTNGGKIKMGQIFRYIPSPFEGTAREEEQPARLELFLESEDKEILKNADNLTVTSWGDLYIAEDSEAPCKLVGVTPEGECFDFAANNYNKSELAGVCFSPDEQIMFVNIQLTGLTLAISGPWDSRA
- a CDS encoding phosphopentomutase, producing the protein MPRSFLIVIDSFGCGALPDAADYGDVGSNTGLHICEAVGGAHWPNLTRWGLGNAVSLLEQTWPGVSATETPRAAFGVMAEASPGKDTTTGHWEIAGVVLDKPLHVFPQSGRAFPEFLLEAVRTEYACGILGDVAASGTEIIARLGDEHRASGDPIFYTSADPLVQIAAYEDIWPVDRLYELCRFVRRLVDPLRVGRVIARPFAGDSGAYQRTPRRKDFSIEVPGVTLMDKLRSEGVTTISVGKVGNVFNDSGFDQMYPDKGNPACLERVEALINDPDLSDAFIFVNLVDTDEKFGHRRDPEGYHDAVARIDDALGKFEALCRPDDSIIITADHGCDPTFKGTDHTREYVPLLAFGGSFDGSLGIQTSLAYAGNLAARCHRVQSAVSLDDL
- a CDS encoding type II toxin-antitoxin system RelB/DinJ family antitoxin — protein: MEIKDAVVKARIEPSLKNQTEAILQDLGISTTEAIRMFFNQVRLRKGLPFEVRIPGAETQTAIDELEAGKGQRFKSVDALFVDLDD